One genomic window of Conger conger chromosome 7, fConCon1.1, whole genome shotgun sequence includes the following:
- the pou4f4 gene encoding brain-specific homeobox/POU domain protein 3-like: MMSMNSKQPFSMHPILHEPKYTPLHSTEAIRRACLPTPSLQGNIFAGFDETLLQRAEALAAVDIHQKSHPFKPDATYHTMTTMTSMTCTPTSSSAHLHHPSVLTSHHHHHHHQPSQGLEGDLLDHLTPGLSLAGMPGSDVCPTAAHPHSHMSAINHMQHHHPQTMNMHPHALGSHTSLGGIGDSEPDPRELESFAERFKQRRIKLGVTQADVGSALANLKIPGVGCLSQSTICRFESLTLSHNNMVALKPILEAWLEEAERAQREKMTKPEIFNGGDKKRKRTSIAAPEKRSLEAYFAVQPRPSSEKIAAIAEKLDLKKNVVRVWFCNQRQKQKRMKFSATH, encoded by the exons ATGATGTCCATGAATAGCAAGCAACCTTTCAGCATGCACCCGATTCTGCACGAGCCGAAGTACACGCCGCTCCACTCCACCGAGGCGATCCGGAGAGCGTGCCTGCCGACACCGTCG CTACAAGGGAACATCTTCGCCGGCTTCGATGAGACTTTACTGCAGAGGGCGGAAGCGCTGGCGGCGGTAGACATCCATCAGAAGAGCCACCCTTTCAAACCAGACGCCACATACCACACCATGACCACAATGACGAGCATGACCTGTACCCCCACGTCTTCGTCGGCGCACCTCCATCACCCCTCCGTGCTCACCTcgcatcaccaccatcatcaccaccagccGTCGCAGGGCCTGGAGGGCGACTTGCTGGATCATCTCACGCCCGGTTTGTCTCTGGCGGGCATGCCCGGGTCGGACGTGTGCCCGACGGCCGCGCACCCGCACTCCCACATGTCCGCCATCAACCACATGCAGCATCACCATCCACAGACCATGAACATGCACCCGCACGCCCTGGGCTCGCACACGTCGCTGGGCGGCATCGGGGATTCCGAGCCCGACCCGCGAGAGCTCGAGTCCTTCGCGGAGCGCTTCAAGCAGCGGCGAATTAAACTGGGCGTCACGCAGGCGGACGTTGGGTCGGCTTTGGCGAATCTAAAAATCCCTGGAGTCGGCTGCCTCAGCCAGAGCACGATTTGCCGGTTCGAATCCCTCACCCTGTCGCACAACAACATGGTGGCCCTCAAGCCTATCCTGGAGGCGTGGCTGGAGGAGGCCGAGAGGGCTCAGCGGGAGAAGATGACCAAGCCGGAGATTTTTAACGGCGGCGACAAAAAGAGGAAACGCACCTCCATCGCCGCGCCGGAGAAGCGGTCCCTGGAAGCGTACTTCGCCGTGCAGCCCCGGCCCTCCTCGGAGAAAATTGCCGCGATCGCCGAGAAGCTGGACCTGAAAAAGAACGTCGTGCGCGTGTGGTTTTGCAACCAGAGGCAAAAGCAGAAAAGAATGAAGTTCTCGGCCACACATTAG